One Paenibacillus riograndensis SBR5 DNA segment encodes these proteins:
- a CDS encoding extracellular solute-binding protein, which yields MLRRRNYWLLFAILLLSLTSLSPSMELDTREDAHPLKQQLNQSERPASGDKDRIQSLNIRVSLSNEEFNELQRISNNYSLSSGTQVNLSNVDSGEADGVLKQDLTIGSSPDIVMTDGRSITDLATQGYLLPVDIYQSVPGSAPLTTLIPQMQWNGYDWGVPLDIDPYVLVYSPQHFSELGIAGLPRSLEQWNALLKVIREHPGKRQYLLAMDTRNPYGYSAVLESMGGSLQSVNPALLEWTKYAGSHFYLTRNTNTEIWDKLQDGTIAVAALPLSEWQLHGNSSLAAEAPLTDSSGLRYEAIHSRFFALPAQSGNPEAAVQWLAYVTSSAAQLEWLKNTGRLPALDELYRSGLPESVKLPFDTALLFTDEADLEHESAGGWAELSAAVTQLLTGKLDPAGYTAAVAEALE from the coding sequence GTGCTGAGAAGGAGAAACTACTGGCTGCTGTTTGCTATATTATTGCTGTCGCTGACAAGCCTGTCCCCCAGCATGGAGCTGGATACCCGGGAAGATGCCCATCCGCTGAAGCAGCAGCTGAATCAATCGGAGCGTCCTGCTTCCGGGGATAAAGACAGGATTCAAAGTCTGAATATCAGGGTGTCCCTAAGCAATGAGGAATTTAATGAACTGCAGCGGATCAGCAACAATTACAGCTTGTCCAGCGGAACCCAAGTCAACCTAAGCAATGTGGACAGTGGTGAGGCAGACGGGGTTCTGAAGCAAGACCTGACGATTGGCAGCAGTCCGGATATTGTAATGACGGATGGCCGGAGCATCACGGATTTGGCTACACAGGGTTACTTGCTTCCGGTTGATATTTACCAGAGTGTCCCCGGAAGTGCTCCGCTAACCACACTGATCCCGCAAATGCAGTGGAATGGCTATGACTGGGGGGTTCCTCTTGATATTGACCCCTATGTGCTTGTATATTCGCCGCAGCATTTCTCGGAACTGGGAATCGCAGGGTTGCCCAGAAGCCTGGAGCAGTGGAATGCACTGCTTAAGGTCATCCGGGAGCATCCGGGTAAGCGGCAATATTTACTGGCGATGGATACCCGTAATCCTTATGGATATTCCGCTGTTCTGGAGAGCATGGGCGGCAGCCTGCAGTCTGTTAATCCGGCTCTGCTGGAATGGACAAAATACGCGGGCAGCCATTTCTATCTCACCAGGAATACGAATACGGAGATCTGGGATAAGCTGCAGGATGGCACAATAGCAGTTGCCGCTCTTCCATTGTCGGAATGGCAGCTCCACGGGAATTCATCCCTGGCTGCCGAAGCACCGCTCACTGACAGCAGCGGGCTAAGGTATGAGGCAATTCACAGCCGTTTCTTTGCTCTTCCGGCACAGTCCGGCAATCCGGAGGCCGCTGTCCAATGGCTTGCCTATGTCACTTCAAGCGCTGCACAGCTGGAATGGCTGAAGAATACGGGGCGGCTTCCGGCGCTGGATGAGCTGTACCGTTCCGGGCTGCCGGAGAGTGTGAAGCTGCCTTTTGACACCGCGCTGCTTTTCACTGACGAAGCTGACCTTGAGCATGAATCGGCAGGCGGCTGGGCGGAACTCTCGGCGGCAGTGACACAGCTGCTGACAGGCAAGCTTGACCCGGCGGGCTACACCGCAGCGGTGGCTGAAGCCTTAGAATGA
- a CDS encoding transposase — MYSIRQEELFSFEDLLLMRPEDKYSQIFEHLNLAPVLHALGKKNNRGRPEELNVPAMIYSLLIAKMEGIEFVSALVRRLRFSEEFRVQCRFTGSNRIPSEASYSRLIHVLEQTGMLEDLQDTLVLSALEEEFVTGMHLALDSSIVEAWDSLFSEAASKRRAARRAKKPSDAPVAQQLQLELTEPESEPVDERPKKPVYPPGRPSAEEKERRRKEREAYEESLGPFEKTIEQMLPYTYDELLAALPRHAARCDKKNAKGRLTSYYGFKANLLVDADCQYILSGLWSSANLNDQRMAVILLKGLLLKFPRLNVKHVLGDKGYDSAAIYQLIHSLGAYPTIPMIHHKEPPKGMNSDYNPVCSQGHTYRYDSFDAKYETLKYTQPSQCKDCPLSGSGCQKVFKIRIQTDLRKHTYPARGSESFTELYKKRTAVERVFAYLKEYFGMKRTRHRGVRARVDFQLSTLAYNLSKFALDKLNQRLRNSQQVA; from the coding sequence ATGTATTCTATTCGGCAAGAAGAGCTGTTTTCCTTTGAGGATTTGTTGCTGATGCGACCGGAAGATAAATACAGTCAGATCTTTGAACACTTAAATCTCGCTCCGGTCTTGCACGCGCTTGGAAAAAAGAACAACCGTGGGCGGCCGGAAGAACTAAACGTACCCGCGATGATCTACTCGCTGCTCATCGCAAAAATGGAGGGCATCGAGTTTGTATCCGCGTTGGTCCGGCGACTTCGATTCAGCGAGGAATTTCGGGTGCAGTGCCGGTTCACCGGTTCCAACCGCATCCCGAGCGAAGCCTCGTACTCCCGTTTGATTCATGTGCTTGAGCAAACGGGCATGCTCGAGGACCTTCAGGATACTCTGGTGCTGTCCGCCCTGGAGGAAGAGTTCGTTACGGGTATGCATCTCGCTTTGGATTCCTCTATCGTTGAGGCTTGGGATAGCCTATTTAGCGAAGCTGCATCCAAACGCCGCGCGGCCCGCCGTGCTAAAAAGCCAAGTGATGCTCCGGTGGCTCAGCAGCTGCAGCTAGAACTCACCGAGCCCGAGTCCGAGCCTGTGGACGAGCGGCCCAAAAAACCCGTCTACCCGCCTGGACGTCCTTCTGCTGAAGAAAAGGAACGTCGGCGCAAGGAACGGGAAGCTTATGAAGAGAGCCTAGGACCGTTTGAGAAAACCATTGAACAGATGCTGCCCTACACGTACGATGAATTGCTTGCAGCATTACCCCGGCATGCCGCGCGTTGTGACAAGAAAAATGCGAAAGGTAGACTTACCAGTTATTACGGGTTCAAGGCAAATCTGCTGGTCGATGCGGACTGTCAGTATATTCTTAGTGGCTTATGGAGTTCGGCGAATTTGAATGACCAGCGCATGGCGGTTATCCTTCTCAAAGGCCTGCTCCTGAAGTTTCCTAGGTTAAACGTAAAGCATGTCTTGGGAGACAAAGGGTACGACAGCGCAGCCATCTACCAGTTGATTCATTCGTTAGGCGCCTATCCTACGATTCCAATGATTCACCACAAAGAGCCGCCCAAGGGAATGAACTCGGACTACAATCCCGTATGCTCACAGGGGCATACCTACCGCTACGACAGTTTTGATGCCAAGTACGAAACGCTGAAGTATACCCAGCCGAGCCAGTGCAAAGACTGTCCACTTTCCGGTTCCGGCTGCCAAAAGGTGTTTAAAATCCGCATACAAACGGATTTACGCAAGCACACCTATCCCGCAAGAGGTAGCGAGAGCTTTACAGAGCTGTACAAGAAGCGTACGGCAGTGGAGCGAGTTTTTGCATATCTTAAAGAGTATTTTGGCATGAAACGTACGCGTCACCGCGGCGTCCGGGCAAGAGTTGATTTCCAGCTCAGTACACTAGCTTACAATCTCAGCAAGTTTGCGCTAGACAAGTTAAACCAGCGGTTACGCAACTCCCAGCAAGTGGCCTGA
- a CDS encoding PhoH family protein: MKKIFVLDTNVLLHDPNSIFAFKEHEVVIPAVVLEEIDSKKRNADEIGRNARTVSRLLDGLRELGHLHSGVVLEHGGTLKVELNHRSFVKVQEMFGEVSNDNRILAVALNYLHEENEKAEPRPVVLVSKDVLVRIKADVLGITPEDYLSDRTGDLNELYAGYQSLMVHPSLIDEYYSHRSLSVKQLALSYPLYPHEFVIMKDEIGTGKSALLKVNSDASRLEPLYLGNDAVWGISARNAQQRMALELLLNDDIPLVTITGKAGTGKTLLALAAGLFKVEDEHKYKKLLIARPVVPMGKDIGYLPGEKDEKLRPWMQPIYDNLEFLFDTKKSGDIDKILMGLGSIQVEALTYIRGRSIPSQFIIIDEAQNLSRHEVKTIVSRAGEGSKVILMGDPEQIDHPYLDAASNGLSYIVEKFKQQGISGHITLEKGERSHLAQLAADLL; this comes from the coding sequence ATGAAAAAGATATTTGTACTAGACACCAACGTGCTTTTGCACGACCCCAATTCGATTTTTGCTTTCAAGGAGCATGAAGTTGTCATTCCGGCTGTAGTCCTGGAAGAAATCGACTCCAAGAAGCGTAATGCCGATGAAATCGGCCGCAACGCCCGCACCGTGTCGCGCTTATTAGACGGACTTCGTGAACTGGGCCACCTGCATAGCGGTGTGGTACTCGAGCATGGAGGCACGCTGAAGGTAGAGCTTAACCACCGCAGCTTCGTTAAGGTACAGGAAATGTTCGGTGAAGTGTCCAATGACAACCGGATATTGGCTGTCGCGCTTAATTATCTTCATGAGGAGAATGAAAAGGCTGAACCGCGTCCTGTGGTACTCGTAAGTAAAGATGTGCTCGTCCGCATCAAGGCGGATGTGCTTGGCATTACACCGGAGGATTACCTGTCTGACCGCACCGGTGATTTGAACGAGCTGTACGCAGGGTATCAGTCGCTGATGGTACATCCTTCGCTGATTGATGAATATTACAGCCACCGTTCATTGTCCGTCAAACAATTGGCCTTGTCTTACCCGCTGTACCCGCATGAGTTCGTTATCATGAAGGATGAGATCGGCACCGGCAAGTCGGCTCTGCTCAAGGTCAACAGCGACGCCTCCCGCCTGGAGCCGCTCTATCTCGGAAATGATGCGGTATGGGGAATCAGTGCCCGCAACGCCCAGCAGCGGATGGCGCTGGAATTGCTGCTGAATGATGATATTCCGCTGGTGACCATCACCGGCAAAGCGGGAACCGGCAAAACCTTGCTGGCCCTGGCTGCCGGACTGTTCAAAGTGGAAGACGAGCATAAGTACAAGAAGCTGCTGATCGCCCGTCCGGTCGTTCCGATGGGGAAGGATATCGGATACCTGCCGGGTGAGAAGGATGAGAAGCTTCGTCCCTGGATGCAGCCGATTTATGATAATCTGGAATTTCTGTTCGATACGAAAAAGTCCGGCGATATCGATAAAATCTTGATGGGATTGGGCAGCATTCAGGTGGAGGCCCTCACCTATATCCGCGGACGTTCGATCCCGTCGCAATTCATCATCATCGATGAGGCCCAGAACCTGTCCCGCCATGAGGTGAAGACCATTGTCTCCCGGGCCGGGGAAGGCAGTAAAGTGATCCTCATGGGCGACCCGGAGCAAATTGACCATCCTTATCTTGATGCTGCAAGCAACGGGCTCAGCTACATCGTGGAGAAGTTCAAGCAGCAGGGCATCAGCGGCCACATCACCCTTGAAAAGGGCGAGCGTTCGCACCTGGCCCAGCTGGCAGCCGATCTGCTGTAG
- a CDS encoding YhcN/YlaJ family sporulation lipoprotein, with translation MRKSMCLLLVLLLLTSCGIANKASSPSPQDKQSAKALNTQGNREVRNLADGSDAGLVPQSQPGQPYDARDVSDVALKDHFEQLASRVPGVKGAHCVVMNNVAVVGIDVDGTLTRSRVGNIKYSVAEAIRKDPRGVKALVTADMDISSRLAEMGRHISKGHPVSGFASEMADIIGRIIPQLPGDTKPRGNR, from the coding sequence ATGAGAAAATCAATGTGTCTGTTGCTGGTACTGCTGCTGCTGACAAGCTGCGGTATCGCTAATAAAGCGTCATCACCCTCTCCTCAGGATAAACAATCGGCAAAAGCTTTGAACACCCAGGGGAACCGCGAAGTGCGGAATTTGGCAGATGGAAGTGATGCTGGGCTTGTGCCCCAATCACAGCCCGGACAACCTTATGACGCTCGAGATGTAAGCGATGTTGCGCTCAAAGACCATTTTGAGCAGTTGGCCAGCAGAGTTCCCGGTGTAAAGGGCGCTCACTGTGTGGTCATGAATAACGTTGCCGTAGTTGGTATTGATGTTGACGGAACACTTACCCGGTCCCGGGTAGGAAACATCAAATATTCCGTGGCTGAAGCCATCCGCAAGGACCCGAGAGGTGTAAAAGCACTTGTCACCGCTGATATGGATATCTCCAGCAGACTTGCTGAAATGGGACGCCACATCAGCAAAGGGCACCCGGTATCCGGATTCGCCTCCGAGATGGCCGACATTATCGGCCGCATTATACCGCAGCTTCCGGGGGATACCAAGCCTCGGGGCAACCGGTAG
- a CDS encoding PNPOx family protein encodes MSEAVAQLNETLLTMLQSETFVLLNTVDAETGGPTSTAISWIYAVSPSIVRLAVDHRSRLVNNMKVNPLVTITVFGEGTVHAINGRALVRQDPLPDVPFKMCCFDVEIEAVRNALFYGAQLESAPKYAKVYDARAAEKLDGQVFAAMQKAQ; translated from the coding sequence ATGTCCGAAGCCGTTGCACAGCTTAATGAAACCCTGCTAACCATGCTGCAGTCAGAGACTTTTGTTCTGCTGAACACTGTGGATGCGGAAACCGGCGGGCCTACGTCCACCGCTATTTCCTGGATCTATGCAGTGAGCCCTTCTATAGTGCGCCTTGCGGTGGACCACCGCTCCAGACTTGTGAACAATATGAAGGTGAATCCGCTCGTGACCATAACGGTCTTTGGCGAGGGGACCGTACATGCGATTAACGGGCGCGCCTTGGTGAGGCAGGACCCGCTGCCCGATGTGCCATTCAAAATGTGCTGTTTTGATGTTGAAATTGAAGCGGTCCGCAATGCGCTGTTCTATGGCGCTCAGCTGGAGTCCGCCCCAAAATATGCTAAGGTATACGATGCACGTGCGGCTGAGAAGCTGGACGGACAGGTGTTTGCTGCCATGCAAAAAGCCCAGTGA
- a CDS encoding LCP family protein gives MSTSKGSLPPRSGGNPRNGRPQPNSAARTVQKKKPVKKRGALARTGKMVLTLLIIAILAVLGYAGYLYWKFDHGSFGVDKPVQAGHSAAERPITMLLLGTDNRPKHPSNLTDVIMVAALNPTTQSATVVSLPRDTYVELSGYKKTKINEFYARFKSKEKTSGIPAEDEMKKMMGKYLDIDVDYATVLDFQGFRDVVDELGGVDVNISENMCYTDSVDGTDINLTKGPARLDGDDALDYVRYRKSNCRPKTKASDDFDRNKRQNEVLNSLVGQMQSLGGVLKIGKVLDAVDDNMKTDIENEQIKNIISAYWKISKENIEFKPVTGTWRSPYVYINDKELEAAKQSLHDRIAGAVPGGTAASQN, from the coding sequence ATGAGTACAAGTAAAGGCAGTTTGCCGCCAAGATCCGGCGGGAACCCGAGAAATGGCAGACCGCAGCCGAACAGCGCGGCCAGAACCGTGCAGAAGAAAAAACCAGTCAAGAAACGCGGAGCATTGGCGAGAACGGGGAAAATGGTATTAACCCTTTTGATCATTGCCATCCTGGCCGTGCTGGGATATGCAGGGTATCTGTATTGGAAGTTTGATCATGGAAGCTTTGGCGTGGATAAGCCGGTTCAGGCAGGCCATTCTGCTGCTGAGAGGCCCATCACCATGCTGCTGCTGGGGACGGACAACCGGCCCAAACATCCATCCAATCTGACAGATGTCATTATGGTTGCGGCCCTCAATCCTACAACCCAGTCCGCTACAGTGGTCTCGCTTCCCCGTGACACGTATGTGGAGCTTAGCGGATACAAGAAGACCAAAATCAATGAATTTTACGCCCGCTTCAAGAGCAAGGAGAAGACTTCAGGTATTCCTGCCGAAGACGAAATGAAGAAGATGATGGGCAAGTATCTGGATATCGACGTAGATTATGCGACCGTGCTTGATTTTCAGGGCTTCCGTGATGTTGTGGATGAACTGGGCGGCGTAGATGTTAATATCAGTGAAAATATGTGCTATACCGATAGTGTGGATGGTACGGATATCAACCTGACCAAAGGTCCAGCCCGGCTGGACGGCGATGATGCGCTCGATTATGTGCGCTACCGCAAGTCGAACTGCAGGCCGAAGACGAAGGCGTCCGATGACTTTGACCGCAACAAACGCCAGAATGAAGTGCTGAATTCATTAGTCGGACAGATGCAGTCCCTGGGCGGCGTTCTGAAGATTGGCAAAGTGCTGGATGCCGTGGATGACAACATGAAGACGGATATCGAAAATGAGCAGATCAAAAATATAATCTCTGCCTATTGGAAAATATCGAAGGAGAATATTGAATTCAAGCCGGTGACCGGAACCTGGCGCAGTCCATATGTATATATTAACGATAAAGAGCTTGAGGCTGCGAAGCAGAGCCTGCATGACCGGATTGCGGGTGCTGTACCCGGCGGCACGGCTGCTTCCCAAAATTGA
- a CDS encoding YlaH-like family protein gives MQSWFAEHPIVAYIVIFILLTYVYNRVFRVNQKLLIGKEIVLYVMMALGSGMLLIFQHDKLPIIQCLLVAVGLMLLVRVRYMVEARQKRKAAAAGKRQ, from the coding sequence GTGCAGAGCTGGTTCGCAGAGCATCCTATTGTGGCTTATATTGTCATTTTTATTTTACTGACTTATGTGTATAACCGTGTTTTCCGTGTGAATCAAAAGCTGCTGATCGGCAAGGAGATTGTCCTCTATGTAATGATGGCGCTCGGCTCCGGAATGCTGCTTATCTTCCAGCATGACAAGCTGCCGATCATTCAATGCCTGCTGGTGGCTGTAGGCCTTATGCTGCTGGTGAGAGTCCGCTACATGGTGGAGGCCCGGCAGAAACGCAAGGCGGCGGCAGCGGGCAAACGGCAGTAA
- the typA gene encoding translational GTPase TypA, with protein sequence MHSRKDIRNIAIIAHVDHGKTTLVDQLLQQSGIFSAHEHLQERAMDSNDLERERGITILAKNTAITYKEFLINIVDTPGHADFGGEVERIMKMVDGVLLVVDAYEGCMPQTKFVLRKALEQNLTPIVVVNKIDRPAARPKEVIDEVLDLFIELEANDDQLEFPVVYASALNGTSSMDPEKQDDNMLALYETITEHIPAPTEKVDEPLQFLVTLMDYNEYLGRIAIGRVNRGVIKQGQSVTVIMRDGKSKTARIEKLFGFQGLKRVETEEAGAGDIVAIAGIKDINIGETIADPQNPEALPVLKIDEPTMQMTFLVNNSPFAGKEGKWVTSRKLRERLFKELETDVSLRVLETDSPDAFIVSGRGELHLGILIENMRREGYEMQVSKPEVIVKEIDGVKMEPLERLMIDIPEESMGAVMESLGTRKAEMVNMINHGTGQVRLEFLIPARGLIGYNTYFLTLTRGYGVMNHAFDSYAPLIGGQVGGRHQGVLVSSETGTTTFYGMMGVEDRGILFLEPGTEIYEGMIVGEHTRDNDIIVNICKEKALTNVRSATKDETVKMKTPRLFSLEGALEYLNDDEYCEITPKSVRLRKKILNKGERERVEKQRKAAQASQA encoded by the coding sequence ATGCATTCAAGAAAAGATATCCGCAATATTGCGATCATTGCCCACGTTGACCATGGGAAGACAACACTCGTCGATCAGCTTCTGCAGCAGTCCGGGATTTTCAGTGCGCACGAGCACCTTCAAGAACGGGCCATGGACTCGAACGATCTGGAGCGGGAACGCGGAATTACCATCCTAGCCAAAAATACAGCTATTACCTATAAAGAGTTCCTGATTAACATCGTAGATACCCCGGGACACGCCGACTTCGGCGGTGAAGTGGAACGAATCATGAAGATGGTTGACGGTGTACTGCTGGTTGTAGATGCTTATGAAGGCTGCATGCCGCAAACGAAATTTGTTCTGCGCAAAGCGCTGGAGCAGAACCTGACGCCTATCGTCGTCGTGAACAAGATTGACCGTCCTGCAGCCCGTCCGAAAGAAGTTATTGATGAAGTGCTGGACCTGTTCATTGAGCTGGAAGCCAACGATGACCAGTTGGAATTCCCGGTTGTGTATGCTTCCGCATTGAACGGCACTTCCAGCATGGACCCTGAGAAGCAGGACGATAACATGCTTGCCCTTTATGAAACCATTACCGAGCATATCCCGGCTCCAACTGAAAAAGTGGACGAGCCGCTGCAGTTCCTTGTTACTTTGATGGATTATAACGAATACCTGGGACGCATCGCGATCGGACGTGTGAACCGCGGTGTAATCAAGCAGGGCCAATCCGTTACCGTCATCATGCGTGACGGCAAGAGCAAAACAGCCCGCATTGAGAAGCTTTTTGGCTTCCAGGGCCTGAAGCGGGTGGAAACCGAAGAAGCGGGTGCGGGGGACATCGTGGCGATTGCCGGGATCAAGGATATCAACATCGGTGAAACGATTGCTGATCCGCAGAATCCTGAAGCGCTGCCTGTTCTGAAGATTGATGAGCCGACGATGCAAATGACGTTCCTCGTGAACAACAGTCCGTTTGCCGGCAAAGAAGGCAAATGGGTAACTTCCCGCAAACTGCGTGAACGCCTCTTCAAGGAACTGGAAACCGATGTGAGCTTGCGTGTGCTGGAAACAGACAGCCCTGACGCATTCATCGTGTCCGGACGCGGTGAGCTTCACCTGGGGATTCTGATTGAGAATATGCGCCGTGAAGGTTACGAAATGCAGGTATCCAAGCCAGAGGTTATCGTTAAGGAAATCGATGGTGTCAAAATGGAGCCGCTTGAGCGTCTGATGATTGATATTCCGGAAGAAAGCATGGGCGCCGTAATGGAGAGCCTGGGTACCCGCAAAGCGGAAATGGTCAACATGATCAATCACGGGACCGGACAGGTTCGTCTGGAGTTCCTGATTCCGGCACGCGGATTGATTGGCTATAACACGTACTTCCTGACGCTGACACGCGGCTATGGTGTAATGAACCACGCCTTTGACAGCTACGCTCCTCTGATTGGCGGACAGGTTGGCGGACGCCATCAAGGCGTGCTGGTATCGAGCGAGACCGGAACAACCACATTCTACGGCATGATGGGTGTTGAAGACCGCGGTATCCTCTTCCTGGAGCCAGGTACTGAAATTTATGAAGGTATGATCGTAGGCGAGCATACCCGCGATAATGACATTATCGTCAACATCTGCAAGGAAAAAGCGCTGACCAACGTCCGCTCTGCGACAAAGGATGAAACTGTAAAGATGAAGACGCCTCGCCTGTTCTCACTGGAGGGTGCGCTTGAGTACCTGAACGATGATGAATATTGCGAAATCACGCCTAAATCTGTCCGTTTGCGTAAAAAAATCCTGAACAAGGGCGAACGCGAACGTGTAGAAAAGCAGCGCAAAGCGGCGCAAGCCAGCCAAGCCTAA
- a CDS encoding TerC family protein produces the protein MESLLLLGEILMINLVLSGDNAMVIAMASKNLPEQHRRLAVWWGAAGAVVLRCLLTFAAVLLLKVPYIEAGGGILLLWIAFKLLLEEEEDIRVEESSSVWKSVRTILLADFVMSLDNVLAIAGVAKGDLALVVIGIALSIPIVVWGSGIIVSWLHRLPVLTYIGAYILAYTAGDMLLQDAKFGAVISFLLPSIHSLLPLLLGIIVVLSGVFKRRPLSAK, from the coding sequence ATGGAATCTTTATTGCTGCTTGGTGAGATCCTGATGATCAATCTTGTGCTGAGCGGAGATAACGCAATGGTCATTGCAATGGCCAGTAAAAACTTGCCGGAGCAGCACCGCAGGCTGGCGGTCTGGTGGGGAGCCGCAGGTGCTGTCGTGCTGCGCTGCCTGCTGACCTTTGCTGCAGTGCTGCTGCTTAAAGTCCCTTATATTGAAGCCGGCGGGGGAATACTGCTGCTATGGATCGCGTTCAAGCTGCTGCTGGAGGAAGAAGAGGACATCCGGGTGGAAGAAAGCTCCAGCGTATGGAAATCCGTACGCACCATTCTGTTGGCCGACTTTGTTATGAGCCTGGATAATGTGCTGGCCATCGCCGGTGTCGCCAAGGGCGATCTCGCTCTGGTTGTAATCGGTATTGCCCTAAGCATTCCGATTGTGGTGTGGGGCAGCGGAATCATTGTGAGCTGGCTGCACCGGCTTCCCGTCCTGACCTACATTGGCGCCTATATCCTCGCCTACACGGCGGGGGATATGCTGCTTCAGGACGCCAAGTTTGGTGCGGTGATTTCCTTCCTGCTGCCGTCCATTCATTCTCTGCTGCCGCTGCTGCTTGGAATCATCGTGGTTTTGTCGGGCGTATTCAAGCGCAGGCCATTATCGGCAAAGTAA
- a CDS encoding TerC family protein — MNTSVLDFILPLLNIIFLDLILAGDNAIVIGLAARNLQGRTQKKAILLGTGGAVVLRIIATILVVWLLKIPWLLLFGGLLLILIAYKLLTGDSGGPNIQAGGTLWAAVRTIIIADAAMGLDNVIAIAGAANHNIALVVLGLLISVPIVVWGSTLFIKLMGRYPWIIYIGSAVLGLTASGMITEEKRIAPFVEEHPLLRILFIILVIGGILAAGHWKRVRDHQKAAHTGRRAGG; from the coding sequence TTGAACACATCCGTTCTGGATTTCATATTGCCGCTGCTGAATATTATCTTTCTGGATCTGATTCTGGCTGGCGACAATGCCATTGTCATTGGCCTGGCTGCGCGGAATTTACAGGGCCGGACACAGAAAAAAGCAATCCTGCTGGGCACAGGCGGGGCTGTGGTACTGCGGATTATCGCCACTATTCTGGTCGTTTGGCTGCTGAAGATTCCCTGGCTGCTGTTATTCGGCGGCCTGCTGCTGATTCTGATCGCCTATAAGCTGCTGACCGGAGACAGCGGAGGGCCCAATATTCAGGCAGGCGGGACGTTATGGGCGGCGGTGCGTACGATTATCATCGCTGACGCGGCCATGGGGCTGGATAATGTGATTGCGATTGCCGGAGCTGCCAACCACAATATTGCACTGGTTGTACTGGGACTGCTGATCAGCGTGCCGATCGTAGTCTGGGGCAGCACCCTGTTCATCAAGCTGATGGGCCGGTATCCCTGGATCATCTATATCGGCTCCGCCGTGCTTGGGCTGACCGCTTCCGGCATGATTACAGAAGAAAAGCGGATTGCCCCTTTTGTGGAGGAGCATCCGCTGCTGCGCATTCTTTTTATTATTCTGGTGATTGGCGGAATCCTGGCGGCAGGGCACTGGAAACGGGTCCGGGACCACCAAAAAGCAGCACATACCGGCAGACGGGCCGGCGGATGA